A single window of Toxotes jaculatrix isolate fToxJac2 chromosome 4, fToxJac2.pri, whole genome shotgun sequence DNA harbors:
- the cbx8b gene encoding chromobox protein homolog 8b yields MELSAVGERVFAAESIIKRRIRKGRIEYLVKWKGWSPKYSTWEPEENILDSRLFAAFEQRERERELYGPKKRGPKPKTFLLKAQAKVKAKSYEFRSDAVRGMHISYPTPEPVVTPRAREGLRAVVPTIFPPSTVNRGESVRVRPPELSTRDHQQPSLQQIGPGGLIHVPKKRGPKPKPRFKDSSCSPVASEPHKRKAEEQVSHGPHKLAKFQGAEDMRLFKVAHRHPESHGHSHKHHHHHHHHHHHHHQHNRELSSGSSYKQLYSDRSLHPHRTDMDTHRTKEGSSYLAPAHFKHQPKMSQSLSRPAELPLMEKPYFLDRPSPARLDDDLDEVSWRPSLGSVEKVLVTDVTTNFLTVTIKESSTSKGFFKDKR; encoded by the exons ATGGAGCTGTCTGCCGTCGGGGAGAGGGTTTTCGCTGCCGAGTCTATCATCAAACGGAGGATAAGGAAG GGTCGGATTGAATATCTTGTGAAATGGAAGGGCTGGTCTCCCAA ATACAGCACTTGGGAGCCAGAGGAGAATATTTTGGACTCCCGCCTGTTTGCCGCTTTTGAGCAGAG GGAGCGTGAAAGGGAGCTCTATGGGCCCAAAAAGAGAGGACCAAAACCCAAGACATTTCTGCTCAAG GCTCAGGCAAAAGTTAAAGCCAAATCCTATGAGTTCAGGAGTGATGCAGTCCGAGGGATGCACATCAGCTACCCAACCCCAGAGCCGGTTGTCACCCCCAGGGCTAGAGAGGGCCTTAGAGCTGTTGTTCCCACCATCTTCCCACCCAGTACTGTCAACCGTGGAGAAAGCGTACGTGTCCGACCACCAGAACTTAGCACCCGTGATCACCAGCAGCCTTCCCTTCAGCAAATTGGTCCAGGCGGTCTTATCCACGTACCCAAAAAAAGAGGCCCGAAGCCTAAGCCCCGCTTCAaggacagcagctgcagccctgTGGCCTCTGAGCCCCACaagaggaaagcagaggagCAGGTGAGCCACGGTCCTCACAAACTGGCCAAGTTCCAGGGGGCTGAAGACATGAGGCTGTTCAAAGTGGCCCACCGACATCCAGAGAGCCACGGTCACAGCCATaaacaccaccatcaccaccaccaccatcaccatcatcatcaccaacaCAACAGGGAACTCTCCAGTGGAAGCTCCTACAAGCAGCTCTACTCAGACCGCAGCCTGCACCCGCACAGGacagacatggacacacacaggactaaGGAAGGATCCAGCTACTTGGCACCGGCACACTTCAAGCACCAGCCCAAAATGAGCCAGAGCCTGAGTCGCCCGGCTGAACTTCCACTGATGGAAAAGCCTTACTTCTTGGACAGGCCGTCTCCAGCCAGGCTCGATGACGACTTGGATGAAGTGTCGTGGAGGCCGTCTCTGGGCAGCGTGGAAAAGGTCCTGGTGACGGACGTGACCACCAACTTCCTGACCGTCACCATCAAGGAGAGCAGCACCTCTAAAGGCTTCTTCAAAGACAAAAGATGA
- the c4h17orf67 gene encoding uncharacterized protein C17orf67 homolog, with amino-acid sequence MKKLVVFLLCLVLLTIYTDASPIIKESFAKQLLRSKRQERPRKPGYPDEPMREHLLHMQALDQRAQETNMEHWLNPHCYPRCDRNYGHPV; translated from the exons ATGAAGAAGCTGGTGGTGTTTTTGCTCTGCCTGGTCCTGCTGACCATTTACACAG ATGCCAGCCCTATCATCAAGGAGAGCTTTGCTAAGCAGCTGCTCCGCAGTAAGAGGCAGGAGCGGCCAAGGAAGCCCGGCTACCCCGATGAGCCAATGAGG GAGCATCTGCTCCACATGCAGGCTCTGGATCAGAGGGCCCAGGAGACTAACATGGAGCACTGGCTGAACCCTCACTGCTACCCTCGCTGTGACAGGAACTACGGTCACCCCGTTTAA